A genomic segment from Candidatus Acidiferrales bacterium encodes:
- a CDS encoding phosphoribosylaminoimidazolesuccinocarboxamide synthase has product MGHVKPVLLETNLSRVPLFSRGKVRDLYELNGRLLMVATDRISAFDFVLPTGIPDKGKVLTQLSVFWFELLRPIVSNHLISAQVEAYPPELSDFRRQLEGRSMLVTRAQPFPVECVVRGYLSGSAWKEYVRSGSVCGIKLAAGLRESEELPDPIFTPATKSATGHDENISFDDVVGRLGGEEAEILRDLSVKIYRRAVGHAAERGILIADTKFEFGRLVAGESPRQERRDNDIILIDEALTPDSSRFWPRDGYAPGRPQPSFDKQFVRDYLEQIGWNKEPPAPSLPAEIAEATSTRYREAFRRLTGCELDSQPGAFS; this is encoded by the coding sequence GTGGGTCACGTGAAGCCGGTTTTACTCGAGACGAATCTCTCTCGAGTTCCGCTTTTTTCCCGAGGGAAAGTCCGGGACTTGTACGAGCTCAACGGGCGGTTGCTGATGGTTGCGACCGACCGCATTTCCGCCTTTGACTTCGTATTGCCGACGGGGATTCCGGACAAGGGCAAGGTTCTGACTCAGCTTTCGGTGTTCTGGTTTGAGTTGCTGCGGCCGATTGTCTCAAACCATCTCATCTCGGCCCAAGTGGAAGCCTATCCCCCGGAATTGAGTGACTTCCGCCGGCAACTGGAAGGACGTTCCATGCTGGTGACGCGCGCGCAACCCTTTCCTGTCGAGTGCGTGGTGCGCGGCTATCTTTCCGGTTCAGCTTGGAAAGAGTATGTCCGCTCCGGTTCCGTTTGCGGAATCAAATTGGCGGCCGGGCTGCGCGAGTCGGAAGAACTGCCGGATCCAATCTTCACTCCGGCCACCAAGAGCGCCACCGGCCATGACGAAAACATCTCTTTCGACGATGTAGTTGGTCGCCTTGGCGGGGAAGAGGCAGAAATCCTGCGAGACCTGAGCGTGAAAATTTATCGCCGGGCGGTTGGCCACGCTGCCGAACGCGGCATCTTGATCGCTGACACGAAGTTTGAGTTTGGGCGGCTGGTAGCCGGGGAGTCTCCTCGCCAGGAACGGCGGGACAACGATATTATTTTGATTGATGAAGCCCTGACGCCCGATTCCTCCCGCTTCTGGCCGCGTGATGGCTACGCGCCGGGCCGGCCCCAGCCCTCTTTTGACAAGCAATTTGTGCGCGACTATCTGGAACAGATCGGGTGGAACAAGGAACCGCCAGCGCCTTCCTTGCCCGCCGAGATAGCCGAAGCCACCTCGACGCGGTACCGGGAGGCTTTCCGCCGTCTGACAGGCTGCGAACTAGATAGCCAGCCGGGCGCTTTCTCATAA